From Miscanthus floridulus cultivar M001 unplaced genomic scaffold, ASM1932011v1 os_1960_2, whole genome shotgun sequence, the proteins below share one genomic window:
- the LOC136534470 gene encoding LOW QUALITY PROTEIN: glycerol-3-phosphate acyltransferase 1-like (The sequence of the model RefSeq protein was modified relative to this genomic sequence to represent the inferred CDS: inserted 1 base in 1 codon) encodes MVFPAILPKVAARWLFTFYRAARKLRRHAFQLYYRNTATAKPPSTSAVSQQQQAAAAFKTVAAIPDAAGRTVVCDMHGALLRSTALFPYFMLVACEGGSLLRAILLLCAFPLVWALGEQRRGGAGAGAGVRVMAFVTFAGLTPRDVDLVARAVLPKHYMEQLNALVYGSLWLPARRKVAVTSAPRVMSEWFLKEYMAADAVVGLELQHVTVGRRRYFTGLLSGPATGPELMRQKALRKXLGAEDDPVADVGIISHSSLLDQLFVPYCKEVYVVSRESAENDKLPRDKYPKPLIFHDGRLAFLPTPAAMLAFFLFLPLGVILSVIRINIGIVLPYKINFAVAAVFGVRFRASGLRAPPAPADDGDQQQRRGVLYVCTHRTLVDPIMLSTALQKPVPALTYSLSRLSELIAPIRTVRLTRDRARDAETMSRLLKQGDLAVCPEGTTCREPYLLRFSPLFAELADDMEPVALDAQVTTLYGTTASGHKWLDPVAFFANPVPSYRVEFLGAVPREWTRAGGRTGVEVANWVQRRLGEALGFECTGLTRRDKYMMLAGNDGVVAK; translated from the exons ATGGTGTTTCCTGCCATCCTCCCCAAGGTGGCCGCACGATGGCTCTTCACGTTCTACCGCGCCGCCAGGAAGCTCAGGCGCCACGCCTTCCAGCTCTACTACCGCAACACAGCCACCGCCAAGCCGCCGTCGACCTCCGCCGtctcgcagcagcagcaggccgccgccgccttcaAGACCGTCGCCGCCATCCCTGACGCCGCCGGCCGGACCGTCGTGTGCGACATGCACGGCGCCCTGCTGCGCTCCACCGCGCTCTTCCCCTACTTCATGCTCGTGGCGTGCGAGGGCGGCAGCCTTCTCCGCGCCATACTCCTGCTCTGCGCCTTCCCGCTCGTCTGGGCACTCGGGGAGCAGcgccgcggcggcgccggcgccggcgcgggcgTCCGGGTGATGGCGTTCGTCACCTTCGCGGGGCTCACGCCCAGGGACGTGGACCTCGTGGCCCGCGCCGTCCTGCCCAAGCACTACATGGAGCAGCTCAACGCGCTGGTGTACGGCAGCCTGTGGCTCCCGGCCAGGCGGAAGGTGGCGGTGACCAGCGCGCCGCGGGTGATGTCCGAGTGGTTCCTCAAGGAGTACATGGCCGCCGACGCGGTGGTCGGACTCGAGCTGCAGCACGTCACGGTCGGCCGACGCCGGTACTTCACTGGGTTGCTGTCCGGGCCCGCGACGGGGCCGGAGCTGATGAGGCAGAAGGCGCTCAGGA CGTTAGGCGCCGAAGACGACCCCGTGGCCGACGTGGGCATCATTAGCCACTCCAGCCTGCTCGACCAGCTCTTCGTCCCCTACTGCAAG GAAGTTTATGTCGTGAGCAGAGAGAGCGCAGAGAATGACAAGCTACCGCGGGACAAATACCCGAAGCCGCTCATCTTCCACGACGGGCGCCTTGCCTTCCTCCCCACCCCGGCCGCCATGCttgccttcttcctcttccttccgCTCGGCGTCATCCTCTCCGTCATCCGCATCAACATCGGCATCGTCCTCCCTTACAAGATCAACTTCGCGGTCGCCGCGGTCTTCGGCGTCCGCTTCCGCGCCTCCGGCCTCCGCgccccgccggcgccggcggacgACGGCGACCAGCAGCAGCGCAGGGGTGTCCTGTACGTCTGCacgcaccggacgctggtggacCCCATCATGCTCTCCACGGCGCTGCAGAAGCCCGTGCCGGCCCTGACGTACAGCCTCAGCCGGCTGTCGGAGCTGATCGCGCCCATCAGGACGGTGCGGCTGACGCGCGACCGCGCGCGGGACGCCGAGACCATGTCCAGGCTGCTGAAGCAAGGGGACCTCGCGGTCTGCCCCGAGGGCACCACCTGCCGCGAGCCCTACCTGCTGCGGTTCAGCCCGCTGTTCGCGGAGCTGGCCGACGACATGGAGCCCGTGGCGCTGGACGCGCAGGTGACGACGCTCTACGGCACCACGGCGAGCGGCCACAAGTGGCTGGACCCCGTGGCGTTCTTCGCCAACCCGGTGCCCTCGTACCGGGTGGAGTTCCTGGGCGCCGTGCCGCGCGAGTGGACGCGCGCCGGGGGCAGGACGGGCGTCGAGGTGGCCAACTGGGTGCAGCGCCGGCTCGGCGAGGCTCTGGGGTTCGAGTGCACCGGGCTGACTCGCCGCGACAAGTACATGATGCTGGCCGGCAACGACGGCGTGGTCGCCAAGTAG